Genomic DNA from Caldicellulosiruptor hydrothermalis 108:
AGTTCCCAATGTAATTGTAACAGAAATCTTTGTGCCTTTTGCACCGCCTGCTATATACTCGCCATATGCTGCACAGTTTGCATCGTTTTCTATGTTTACAGGCTTTGGAATGTATTTTTGTATCTCTTCTCTCATAGGAACGTTCAAAAAAGCAATGTTGTTGCTGTAAAGAATCATGCCCTTTTCATTGTCAGGTGTACCAGGACTTCCAATTCCAACTGAGTGAATATCGTCAAGTGTAAGACCACATTCCTTTACAAGGTCAAGGCTTAGCTGTGCCATGTCTTTCATAATCTCTGTGTAGTGCCTGTGCGCACCTGTTGGAACAGAACCTTTTTTTAAAATTTTGCCTTCCTCATCAACAATTCCTGCTGCAATGTTTGTTCCTCCCAAGTCAATTCCTATGTAATACACCTTCTCTCTCCTTTCTAATTCTTAAGATTTTGATTTTATTATATCAACAAAAAGAGATTAAGTAAAATAGACTTTTTAGTCTTTATTTTTAGATATTTTGCATAATAAGTTTGCATAAAAATTAGATATTTATTGTTAGCTACAAGAATTGTTTTTTTGATATTATGAAAAAAAATTTGCAACATAATAGAGGAGAAGCTATGAAGTTAATAGGTAAAATATTTGAGGTCTTTTTTAAATATTTCGTTTTAGTCCCTGCCTTTATTGGCTTTATCGAGAATTAAGCAAGAAGACTCCATCTTCTAAAAGATGGAGATGAATTGCTAAAAATATGGTACAATATTCTTCAGGTGATGTTAAATGTACAAAACTCAGAAAAATCATATAAGATGTGATAAACAAACATACAGACTACTGCGAATGCTTTGCCATTTTTCAAAAAACTTGTACAATTATGCTTTGTATCAAGTAAGGCAACACTATTTTAAAACTCAGGAATATCTGCGATATGAAAGTGTATATCATCTTGTGAAAGAAAACGAAAATTACAGACTTTTGCCATCACAGGTTGCTCAGCAAACACTTATTTCTGTAGATGAAACATTTAAATCCTTTTTAGGTCTTTTGAAAGCCAAAAAAGAAGAGAAAACAGATAAAAAAGTTTCAATACCAAAATATCTGCCAAAGGACGGGATGTACCAAATTGTTTTTCCTAAGGATCAGTTCAAAATGGAAGGCAAAAAAGTACGATTGAGTCTTGGTAGGGGTTTTGCGAAAGAGTTTGGTGTAAGATACTTGTATTTTGAACTGCCACAAATTATTTCAGACAAAAAGCTCAGTGAAGTCAGGATAATACCGAAGTTTTGTGGCAGATGGTTTGAGATTGAGTATGTGTATGAGGAAAAAGAACAGATGAACATTCTTGACCCGAGCAGATATTTAGCGATAGATTTAGGAGTAAACAATTTTGCTGCTATTGTTGATACCATTGGGACTGCCTTTTTGATAGAGGGTAGGTTTTTAAAATCAGTCAACCGATGGTACAACAAACAAAGGGCAAGACTTCAAAGTGTATACTCAAAACAGGGAATCAAAATGGGCTCAAAACTTGCAAAGATTTCTCTAAAAAGACAGCATATAATTGACAATTTTTTAAATCAGACTGTGAATTTTGTAATTAAGCACTGTTTAGAAAAGAGGATAGGTAATATAGTGGTAGGGCAGTTAGAAGATATCAAACAGGGGATAAATCTTGGTAGGGTGAATAATCAAAATTTTGTGAGTATACCATATGACAAGTTCAAGAGAAAATTGGAAGCAAAATGCAAGCACTATGGTATAAGGTACATGGAAATAGATGAGAGCTATACATCACAAAGATGCAGCAGATGTGGGATAGTAGATAAGAGCAATAGGAAACACAGGGGATTGTACGTATGCAGAAGATGTGGGCATGTAGTTAATGCAGATATAAATGGGGCAATAAATATAGTTGGGAAAGTAGCTGGTGAGTCTGTGAAGAAGCAGATAACCAGTAGTGGGTGTGTGAACCACCCTGTGAGAATAAGGGTAGCTTGAAAGCCTACCAAACTTCTCACAAAGCCACCACCTCTATAGGTGGGCGGTAGTTCACTGGGAGTACTATTCTTTCCATTATTAACAAATCATTTGGCGGTCTGCTATTAATGCTAAGTGTTATAATTGTCTATTTGTTTCTACCTGAATTAGCATTGCTTGTAGGAAGGTATGGATTTGAAGAGGTATGGAAACAATTTGGAGTCCAAACAAAACCTGACTTTATAAGGCCGTGGAAATTAACTAAAATAGTATTATTTACATCCTGTTGCACTGCAGTAATAATTTCCATTTTAAAAATGATTGAAACAAAAAATTTCTTCTACCTTTTTGGCATTCCAATCAGCGGTTTGGTGTTTTATCTAGTATTAATAGTAGATAAATTAATCCACAAATCAATATTTAAAACCTTCTAAAATAAACATCTTGTAAGAATGAGAAACCTCAGAAATCAAAAGCACTATCAATTGTAGTAATTTCACCATTGTTAAAAAATTAAAGAACAAATAACTAATAAAGGAAATATAAAACTTTTACTATTTCTTTTATTTATTGCTTATCTTAATTTACCTTATTAATTTAGAACAATATTTAAAAAGTAGAATTTAGTATAAATTTATTTTCAAAGAAATCTCACGTCAATATTTTTATATAATTGAAACTATATCTTTTGCTGTATGTTCTTTGTGGTATACAAACTGTACAATAAGCTAAGTCATGTTAAAAAACAGAATTAAAAATGAGAATATAATCTTCAATATTAATTGAAATTAATGGAAGATATTCTTGTTCAATCAGAAAAAAGACAGTACAGATGATGTAAGATTTGCAAATATAATATAACAAAGTAACTGCCTATATAAAATTTTAAAATTATTCTGCCTATAATTTTAAATAAAGTAATCGTATGTATCAACTACAATAATGTTAAAAAAGTATTCCACAAATCGATACTGTTGCATGAGGTAAAATAATTTAAAATAGTAATGTTTTTCTAAAACAGGGTTGTTTTATCAAACAGCCCTGTTTTACATTTTTTATTTACCAACCAGTAATATTTAATTGTAAAACTTGAGATTTTTATAGTATAACTTTATATTGTTATTATCAATTCTTTTATTACTTAGCTCTCTAAATATATAAAACCCTTTTAACTTTCTATTATTCTCTACAACCGCTATCCCTTCAGAAATATTTAAAAAGAAGTAAGGTTTTTTAACTTTAACCTTTGTATCATTTTTCCTATCAATAACCATCGAGTAATCTCCCTTTTGAACAATTGCCAAACCATTATTAAAATCAGTTGCATAATCATACTCAAATGGAATTATTTCTTTTCCTTGTGAATTAATATATCCAAATTTGGTTCCTTTTTGCGCAAGTGCTAAGTTATCAAAAAAATATCCTATAGAATCATATTCAAACTTAACTACAATATTCCCATTTATGTCTAATACTCCAAATTTATTACTAATACTTGCTGGAAAAAGTTTGTTTATTGGAAACCCTAACCATGAGTAAATTGGTTTAATAACAATTTTACCGCTTTTATCAACAACTCCATATTTACCATCTTTATTAATAATTCCTCTTCCCATATAAAATGAAGATACACTACTGAAAAACACTCCTCTGGTTACAAGACTTCCTCTTGTGTTAATATAAGTCCATTGGCCATTTATTTTAACAGGAGCAATTCCTTCTAAAAAATCTCCTGCATCATCAAACTTTAGAGGAATAACAAGTTCTCCTTTAGAATTTATATAACCCCATTTTGATCCTTTTTTAACAGCAGAAAAACCTTCACTCATAGCTCTTATGACATCATAATTACCTTTAAACACACTTACCCATTTTTTGTTAGGTTGTACAAAATACCACTTATTACCTTTCTTTTGAAGAAAACCATTTCCAAACTTGACCCCTAAACTATCAAATCTACAAGAAATCAACTCATTGCCTTTTTCATCAATATATCCCCATTTACCACCTTTACAAACATTAGCAACACCATTGTTATAGGGAAGAGCCTTATCATATACAAAATCTGTAACCTTCTTTCCACTGGAGTCAATATAACCGTACTTTCCATTATATTTTGTTATAATCTTTCCTTCAGAAAAATAAGAAAAATCATCAACATTATATTCTTCTTCTATTTTTACGAAGCGAATGTCAATTTTTTCACAGCGAGAAACTGTATTAATTGTAAGAAATAAAAATACTATCAATACTGTAATAAAAGAGAAAAAAACTTTTTTTGGGAATTGAATATTTTTTACATATATCATTAAAACTCACTCCATTATCTATAAAGCTGAACATGAGTATTAGGCGCTTTTATTAAATTTGTAGTTGGTGTTATATCTATGGAAGCACCATTTATACTAAATGAAATACTTGGTGTTACACTCTTCGTATACTTTGCATAATGTCCATATGCGTCGACTACAGTCGTATTTGATACATTTGCTTTAATTCCTAAAGCCATAAAAGCCCTATTATTAATTTGTGTTTCGTACGTTTGGATAACAAATGCATATCCTTGCGCACTTTTCTCATAAGCCGTCCAGTAATAATCATATTGACCCGGTTCATAAATACCTAAATTAGAAGAGTATAATGTATATTCGTGTCTTAAATACTCACTATCTTTAATTACAGAATAATTAGCACCTACTCCTATTCCTATAATATGAGTATTTACTGGTTGTAAAAAACCATTTGATTCAAAATATGATATATCATTTGTCACAACATATTCATCACCCTCAATTAGTGCAATTTTTGTGGTCATCTTAACCCATGATAAATTAATACTATCAGTATTACTTGCGTTAATATTAACATTTACTTTTTTATTTAATTGAAAAACTTGTTTCTCAAAATCAGATTTTGTAATTTCAATAATTTTTGTTTCATACTCATTATTCTGATTCTTGTTCTTTCTCTCTTCACTTTCAGAGTTACTTTTCCTTACTTCTATTTGATAGTACTTTGTCTCTTCTTTGATATTCAGAATTTTCAGATTGTTATAAAAACTCTTCTTTTCATCACTCATATTTTTTATATCTATATCTACAATACCTAAATCACTTAACGTCAGATTATCGCTCGCAAAAGTGTATAATTGAGATATCATAATTAAAACCATTAAAACTGTTGAAACTATTGACTTTCTTAACATTGTTTTCCTCTCCTTTCTGGTATTTTTAAATATTAATAATTACTTAAATACATATTTATACCAGACTATTTTGTTTGCGTTATTAGCTCATTTAAAACACCTCCTCATTTTCGTTCATTACAGGAATGCTCATATACCTTAAATTCTCTACTTATTCTCAAGAGTGGCCATTTTCAGATATCTTCGTAAGGCATCTTGCGCTATCATCGAAAACTTTACACCTGACGATATCGCTTCTATGCCTTTAGAGGATTTAATTAAGTTTGTGTCCGATAACGGCAACAACAGACTCCCAGACGTCAACAAAATCGCTGAAATACTTAAAACCGAGACTCAAGCGTTTATACAAATTACATCCATCATTAGCTCAGGCAAATGACTTGGCTTTGTCTATGACTCTTGAAAACATTAAATTTATATAAAAAAAGAGGTGATATTTGCATCAATTATTTTTTATTTTAATAGTTTTTTCAAACAAGATGTCAGTTAAATTTTTCCTTGCTGAGCAGCCCGGTATTTTATTATCTTTTTTGGCATGATTATCTAAAAAATTCTCTCTAAAACTCCTTGACATTATACCTTTTGTTTTTCATTTAATCTTTATTTTTATTTTACTCTACAAAAGTAAATATGTCAACATTTTTTAAAATTACATCTACAACAATATTTTGTAATATAAATAAAAAAGGAACTGCCTTCATTAGCTAAAAAGACAGTTCCTTTCTTTATTAAACTTTAAACTAATAATAAACGCCATTATCTTCTCACCGCAATCTTATACTCTTTTCTAAACTTAAACTCTTCCTGCTTGCCTTTGTTCCAGCACTGAACAGGTCTGTAGTAGCCAACAACTCTGCTGTAAACCTCACACTCTTTGCCACAGGTTGGACAGCTAAAGTGCTCACCTGCAACATATCCATGGTCTGGGCATACAGAGAATGTCGGCGTTATTGTATAGTAAGGAATTCTATAGTTGTACGCAATCTTTTTGACTATCTCTTTGCAAACCTCAATATCGTCAATCTTCTCACCAACAAAGCCGTGTAAAACAGTTCCGCCTGTGTAGCGAATCTGGAGCTCTTCTTGATGGTCCAAAGCTGTGAATATATCATCTGTGTAGTCAACAGGAAGCTGGGTTGAGTTTGTGTAAAATGGCTCGTCTTTTCCTGATGTAATTATGTCCGGGAACATCTGCTTGTCTTTTCTTGCAAGCCTATATGATGTTCCTTCTGCAGGTGTTGCCTCAAGGTTGTAAAGAATTCCTGTCTCTTCCTGGTACTTTCTTATTCTTTCTCTCATAAAGTCAAGCACTTTTATAGCAAACTCTCTTCCCTCTTTTGTATCAATACCAACGCCCATGAAGTTAAGCAGGCTTTCGTGCATTCCAACAATTCCAATTGTATTGAAGTGGTTCTTCCAATACTCACCATAGCGTGCATAGATGTCGCGCAGGTAAAATCTTGAATATGGATACAAACCTTTCTTGGTAAGATCTTCTAATACCTCTCTTTTTATCTCAAGGCTTGTCTTTGCAATGTCCATGAGCCTTGCTAATCTTTCAAAATATTCATCTTCGGACTTTGACAGGTACCCTATTCTTGGAAGGTTGATTGTAACAACTCCAATTGAGCCTGTCAGTGGATTTGCACCAAAAAGACCTCCGCCACGTTTTCTGAGCTCACGATTATCCAATCTTAACCTGCAACACATACTTCTGGCATCTTCGGGTTTCATATCCGAATTTATAAAATTACTGAAATAAGGAAGGCCATACTTTGCTGTCATCTCCATTATCTTGTTTACAACCGGGCTGTCCCAGTCGAAGTCCTTTGTGATGTTGTATGTGGGTATTGGGAATGAGAATATTCTTCCCTTTGCATCTCCTTCCATCATAACCTCTGCAAATGCCATGTTGAACATATCCATCTCGCGCTGAAATTCTTTATAGGTCCTATCCATAATCTGCCCGCCAATAATCACTGGCTCATCTTTTAAGGTGGAAGGAGGCACCAAGTCCAAGGTTATATTTGTAAATGGACTCTGGAAACCCACCCTTGTTGGCACGTTTGTATTGAACACGAACTCTTGCAGAGCCTGTTTTACATCAGAGTATGTGAGCTTGTCGTAGTATATAAAAGGTGCAAGGTATGTGTCAAAGTTAGAAAAAGCCTGTGCACCTGCTGCCTCACCTTGAAGTGTATAGAAGAAGTTTACAATCTGACCAAGAGCACTTCTAAAATGTTTTGCCGGCTTTGATGCAACCTTTCCTTCAACCCCAGTAAAACCGTTTAAAAGAAGGTCTCTCAAATCCCAGCCACAGCAGTATACTCCAAGCACACCCAAATCATGAAGATGGAAATCGCCATTTATATGAGCCTCTGCAACCTCTTTTGGGTATATCTTGTTTAGCCAGTACTTTGAAATAACTGCTGTTGATATGTGGTTATTGAGCCCCTGAAGAGAATAGCTCATGTTGCTGTTTTCATTGACTCTCCAGTCCATCTTGCCAATGTACTGGTCAACTGTGTTTTCAATGTCCAAAAACAGGTTTTTGAACTCTCTCATATCCTGATGCTGTTTTCTGTAGAGAATGTAAGCCTTTGCTGTCTTTGCATGACCGTTTTCTATCAAAACCTTTTCCACTATATCCTGAATATCCTCTACATGCGGAATTGAATAGCCGAATTTTTGCTCTAAGATTTCAATAACTTGGTCTGTGAGCTTTTCAGCAATTGAGTAGTCAGAACCACCAACGGCCTTTGCTGCCTTAAAGATTGCATTTTCTATCTTTTTGCGGTCAAAGTCAACAATTGTCCCATCCCTTTTCATAACCTTTGTAATCATCGGTATCTTTCTCCCTTCACCTGCCTTTTCAAAATTTAAAAGTTTCTAAAAACATAAAAGTCTTTTAATGAATCAATAACCACTATATATTGTGTCGTTATTTTTCATCCAGCACAATATATTATATTCCAACCTCATTTCCAAATCAATGGGGAACAAAAAATTTTTTAAAAAACAAAAGGCAGGCATATTCTAAAAAATTGGTGCCCGCCTTTTACTCAAGCTATTTCAATTGCGTTTTTAGGACATACCACTTTGCAGCTTTCGCATTTTATACAGTTTACACTTTCAATGTTTCCATTTTCTTTGAAATAACAAACTTCTACTTCCATCGGACAATTTTTGTTGCAAAGCTTGCAGCTCACACATTTTTGGGCATCTATCTTGAGCGTCCCTCTTTTTTTGCCCACAACTCCGCTAACTGTCCCCATCGGACATAAAACACACCATGTTCTTGCTCTAAACAAAATTCCCAAAATTATTGCAATCAAAGTTGTAACCCATAAAAGCATCACAACACCTTTTCCGAATCTCTCTAAATCTCCCCCGCTTAAAATAGCATTCGCACTCATCATCACAACAAAAAATGTAAGCATAAATGCTTTTGCAACCTTTGATTTTAAAACTGCAGGAATATTTTTATTAAAGCTTGCTTTTGCAACAAACTCATCTAAAAACGCTCCTCTCGGACAAAACCTGTAGCACCAGTACCTTCCTTTATACAAGCTCAGCAAAACGCTACCTATCATGCACACAAATGCAAACAAACCTACTTTCGGATAAAAAAGTCCGCCTATTAAAACTCCAAAAAATACAAAAGTCAAAAATATCTTTGCAATGTGACTTTTGTCCATCTTCAATCTTTTTTCATTTTTTCTTTCCAGTACTTCCATGTCAGATACCCCCTTACCTTTTTCTTTTGTGTCATATGCAATCCAGGTATTTTTTATACCATGGGTAGGTATTGTATGTCAATTAGAAAGCCTTTATGAAATTTGCTAATAAATGTGAAAAATAAATTTTCTAAATTGCACAATCAGTTTAGTTTTGCTGTAAATTTCGAAACTAAATTACCCTTTCATAAATCTGATGTTTTATGTTAAAATATCACTAACCACATATTTGACCTTATCGACTTGGATCAGCAATCAAATTGTGAATAACCATATCAGAATACTATAAAACAATGCTATACCAAATTTTGAAGGAGGGGTTTTTGGTGGAAAGCTTTATTCAGAACATGTTTGCAGAGAGAATTGGCGGAAGCAAATTTGGTAAAGAAACCATTCTTTACAAGTTTGAAAAGATTAAAAGGGCAAAGGCAAAAGCAAAAGAGCTTCACCCTGACATGGAACTCATTGATATGGGGGTTGGTGAACCTGATGAAAAAGCTGACATGGGTATAATTGGAACACTTGCCTATGAAGCAGGAAAAGATGAAAACAGAGGGTATGCTGACAATGGTATATATGAATTTAAAGTAGCAGCTGCCAAATACTTAGAAAGAGTGTACGGCGTCAAGGGTATTAACCCTGATACAGAGGTAAACCACGCGATTGGTTCAAAGTCAGCCTTAGCACTTTTGCCCTATGCATTTATAAACCCTGGTGATGTAACAATAATGACTGTGCCAGGCTACCCTGTTTTAGGAACAATCACAAAATGGCTTGGTGGTGAGGTATACAATGTCCCACTTTTGAAAGAGAATAATTTCCTGCCAGATTTGTCATCAATCCCGGCTGACATAAGAAAAAGGGCAAAACTTATGTATTTGAACTATCCTAACAATCCATGTGGTGCCGTTGCAACAAAAGAGTTTTTTGAAGAGGTCGTAAAATTCGCAATGGAAAACAACATCATAGTTGTGCACGATGCAGCATATGCAGCTTTGGTGTTTGACGGTTACAAGCCACTATCCTTCTTGTCAGTTGAAGGGGCAAAAGAAGTTGGTGTTGAGATTCATTCTCTATCTAAAGCGTACAATATGACCGGGTGGCGACTTGCATTTGTTGCAGGAAATGAGCTTGTTGTAAAGGCATTTGCAGCTGTCAAAGACAACAACGATTCTGGTCAGTTCAAGGCTATACAAAAAGCAGGAATTTATGCACTGGAGCATCCTGAGATCACTGAGAAAATCAATGAAAAATATTCACGCCGTCATGACCTTCTTGTAAAAACATTAAGAGATCTTGGTTTTGATGCTCAAAAGCCAAAGGGGTCTTTCTATTTGTACGTTGAGATTCCAAAGGGCATTAAAAATGGCCGAAGGTTTGAGACAGCTGAAGAGTTTTCGGAATACTTAATCACAGAAAAGTGCATCTCAACAGTTCCATGGGACGACGCAGGACATTTTGTGAGGTTCTCTGTCACATTTGAAGCAAAGACACCTGAGGACGAAATAAGAGTTACGGAAGAACTCAAAAGAAGACTTTCTGATGTGGAATTTGAATTTTAGGAGGTTTTCTGATGATTGTTACAACAACTCCCTCTATTGAGGGCAAAAAAATTGTGGAATACAAAGGAATTGTGAGCAGTGAAGTAATTGTTGGCGTTAACATAGTAAAAGACTTTTTTGCATCAATCACAGACATATTTGGTGGAAGGTCTGGAACATATGAAAATGAGCTTATAAGGGCAAGAGAAGAAGCTCTGCAAGAACTTCAAAATAGGGCTGCAATGCTTGGTGCAAATGCAGTTGTTGGGATTGATATTGATTATGAGGTTTTGGGTGCAAATGGAAGTATGCTCATGGTTTCTGTTACAGGAACTGCTGTTGTAGTTGAATAAACTCTTTAATAGGTGAGAGAAAAAATGAAAGATAAACTTTTAGTGGTTGATATTGGCAATACTAATATTGTGTTCGGTGTTTACAAAGGGAAAGATTTGATGGCAAGTTACAGGATGAAGACTGACAAAGAAAAGGCTGCAGATGAGTTTGGAATACTTATGACACAGATGCTTCTGTACAGTGGTATAAATCCAGCTGAAATAATGGATGTTATCATCTCATCTGTGGTACCACCAATTATGTATTCGTTCGAAAGGGCAATACAAAAGTATTTTGGAACAAATCCTATGGTGGTGGGTCCAGGCATCAAGACGGGACTGAACATCAAAACTGAAAACCCGAAAGAAGTTGGTTCAGATAGAATTGTCAATGCTGTTGCAGTAAACGAACTTTATGGAGGCCCTGCAGTAATAATTGATTTCGGAACGGCAACAACCTTCTGTGCACTCTCAAGAAAATCAGAATACTTAGGTGGTGCAATTGCACCAGGCATTAAAATCTCGGCAGAGGCACTTTTCTCTCATGCAAGCAGGCTTCACAGAATAGAACTTCAAAAGCCACCAAGTGTAATTGGCAAAAATACAGTACATGCCATGCAGTCTGGTATCCTCTATGGTTATGTCGGTCTTGTGGATTACATGGTAAGCAGGATAAAAGAAGAAATGGGTGAGATAAACGCAAAGGTTATTGCAACAGGTGGTCTTGCAAGGCTTATTGCTGAAGAGTCAAAAACAATTCAGATTGTAAATCCTACCTTGACATTAGAAGGACTCAGGATAATATACTATAAAAACAAACAGATGTCAATTTAAAAATGCTAAAATAAACACGGGGCAATAAAACCTTAAAAAAAACAGCAGGTTTTGTTGCCCCTTCTTTTTATATCTGTTTTTCAAGCCACCTAATAAAATCATAGTGAAATTCTTTTTCTGCAATAACTTCATGAAGCTTGTTTGTAAATGCTTTTTCAGACCAGCTCTTTTTACCATTATAATATCTGTTGCATGTTTTCCAATATCTGTAGGGAAAAAGCAGGATTATATAGACAAGTTCAAGCTCGTCTTTGTTCAGCGGCGATACATTTGAATACCAGTTCAAGATGCTCTCACCTGTTTTTATATCCCAGTGAATCCTTTTTAACACCTTTTGCATAAAGCTTGTGAGGTCAACTATTCGAAGGTCATAGGTAAGATAATCAAAGTCTATAATATATACATCACCATCGTGA
This window encodes:
- a CDS encoding RNA-guided endonuclease InsQ/TnpB family protein: MYKTQKNHIRCDKQTYRLLRMLCHFSKNLYNYALYQVRQHYFKTQEYLRYESVYHLVKENENYRLLPSQVAQQTLISVDETFKSFLGLLKAKKEEKTDKKVSIPKYLPKDGMYQIVFPKDQFKMEGKKVRLSLGRGFAKEFGVRYLYFELPQIISDKKLSEVRIIPKFCGRWFEIEYVYEEKEQMNILDPSRYLAIDLGVNNFAAIVDTIGTAFLIEGRFLKSVNRWYNKQRARLQSVYSKQGIKMGSKLAKISLKRQHIIDNFLNQTVNFVIKHCLEKRIGNIVVGQLEDIKQGINLGRVNNQNFVSIPYDKFKRKLEAKCKHYGIRYMEIDESYTSQRCSRCGIVDKSNRKHRGLYVCRRCGHVVNADINGAINIVGKVAGESVKKQITSSGCVNHPVRIRVA
- a CDS encoding WG repeat-containing protein; amino-acid sequence: MIYVKNIQFPKKVFFSFITVLIVFLFLTINTVSRCEKIDIRFVKIEEEYNVDDFSYFSEGKIITKYNGKYGYIDSSGKKVTDFVYDKALPYNNGVANVCKGGKWGYIDEKGNELISCRFDSLGVKFGNGFLQKKGNKWYFVQPNKKWVSVFKGNYDVIRAMSEGFSAVKKGSKWGYINSKGELVIPLKFDDAGDFLEGIAPVKINGQWTYINTRGSLVTRGVFFSSVSSFYMGRGIINKDGKYGVVDKSGKIVIKPIYSWLGFPINKLFPASISNKFGVLDINGNIVVKFEYDSIGYFFDNLALAQKGTKFGYINSQGKEIIPFEYDYATDFNNGLAIVQKGDYSMVIDRKNDTKVKVKKPYFFLNISEGIAVVENNRKLKGFYIFRELSNKRIDNNNIKLYYKNLKFYN
- a CDS encoding ribonucleoside triphosphate reductase, with product MITKVMKRDGTIVDFDRKKIENAIFKAAKAVGGSDYSIAEKLTDQVIEILEQKFGYSIPHVEDIQDIVEKVLIENGHAKTAKAYILYRKQHQDMREFKNLFLDIENTVDQYIGKMDWRVNENSNMSYSLQGLNNHISTAVISKYWLNKIYPKEVAEAHINGDFHLHDLGVLGVYCCGWDLRDLLLNGFTGVEGKVASKPAKHFRSALGQIVNFFYTLQGEAAGAQAFSNFDTYLAPFIYYDKLTYSDVKQALQEFVFNTNVPTRVGFQSPFTNITLDLVPPSTLKDEPVIIGGQIMDRTYKEFQREMDMFNMAFAEVMMEGDAKGRIFSFPIPTYNITKDFDWDSPVVNKIMEMTAKYGLPYFSNFINSDMKPEDARSMCCRLRLDNRELRKRGGGLFGANPLTGSIGVVTINLPRIGYLSKSEDEYFERLARLMDIAKTSLEIKREVLEDLTKKGLYPYSRFYLRDIYARYGEYWKNHFNTIGIVGMHESLLNFMGVGIDTKEGREFAIKVLDFMRERIRKYQEETGILYNLEATPAEGTSYRLARKDKQMFPDIITSGKDEPFYTNSTQLPVDYTDDIFTALDHQEELQIRYTGGTVLHGFVGEKIDDIEVCKEIVKKIAYNYRIPYYTITPTFSVCPDHGYVAGEHFSCPTCGKECEVYSRVVGYYRPVQCWNKGKQEEFKFRKEYKIAVRR
- a CDS encoding 4Fe-4S binding protein, which gives rise to MEVLERKNEKRLKMDKSHIAKIFLTFVFFGVLIGGLFYPKVGLFAFVCMIGSVLLSLYKGRYWCYRFCPRGAFLDEFVAKASFNKNIPAVLKSKVAKAFMLTFFVVMMSANAILSGGDLERFGKGVVMLLWVTTLIAIILGILFRARTWCVLCPMGTVSGVVGKKRGTLKIDAQKCVSCKLCNKNCPMEVEVCYFKENGNIESVNCIKCESCKVVCPKNAIEIA
- a CDS encoding LL-diaminopimelate aminotransferase — protein: MESFIQNMFAERIGGSKFGKETILYKFEKIKRAKAKAKELHPDMELIDMGVGEPDEKADMGIIGTLAYEAGKDENRGYADNGIYEFKVAAAKYLERVYGVKGINPDTEVNHAIGSKSALALLPYAFINPGDVTIMTVPGYPVLGTITKWLGGEVYNVPLLKENNFLPDLSSIPADIRKRAKLMYLNYPNNPCGAVATKEFFEEVVKFAMENNIIVVHDAAYAALVFDGYKPLSFLSVEGAKEVGVEIHSLSKAYNMTGWRLAFVAGNELVVKAFAAVKDNNDSGQFKAIQKAGIYALEHPEITEKINEKYSRRHDLLVKTLRDLGFDAQKPKGSFYLYVEIPKGIKNGRRFETAEEFSEYLITEKCISTVPWDDAGHFVRFSVTFEAKTPEDEIRVTEELKRRLSDVEFEF
- a CDS encoding heavy metal-binding domain-containing protein → MIVTTTPSIEGKKIVEYKGIVSSEVIVGVNIVKDFFASITDIFGGRSGTYENELIRAREEALQELQNRAAMLGANAVVGIDIDYEVLGANGSMLMVSVTGTAVVVE
- a CDS encoding type III pantothenate kinase, which gives rise to MKDKLLVVDIGNTNIVFGVYKGKDLMASYRMKTDKEKAADEFGILMTQMLLYSGINPAEIMDVIISSVVPPIMYSFERAIQKYFGTNPMVVGPGIKTGLNIKTENPKEVGSDRIVNAVAVNELYGGPAVIIDFGTATTFCALSRKSEYLGGAIAPGIKISAEALFSHASRLHRIELQKPPSVIGKNTVHAMQSGILYGYVGLVDYMVSRIKEEMGEINAKVIATGGLARLIAEESKTIQIVNPTLTLEGLRIIYYKNKQMSI